AAGACTGGCACCCACTGGCACCAGGTCCGCATCTTCCACCAAAATGTCTTCCCCAATTTTACTGTTGTCAATGTCGAAAAACCACCCTGCTTCTTACGGAAGTTCTCCCCTGATGGAAGGTACTTCATTGCTTTCTCCTCAGATCAGACTTCACTGGAGATCTATGAGTATCAAGggtgtcaggcagcagaggaccTCCTCCAGGGCTACGATGGGGAGATCTTGGCTAATGGCAATGACCAGCGGTCCATCAACATCCGTGGGCGACTCTTTGAACGTTTCTTTGTCCTCCTTCACATTACCAACGTGGCCTCTAATGGCGAGCACTTGAACCGTGAATGTAGCTTGTTCACAGATGATTGTCGCTATGTCATTGTTGGCTCTGCTGCCTATTTGCCTGAGGAGCCCcaccctcccttttttgaggTTTACCGCAACAGTGAATCAGTGACACCCAACCCCAGGTCGCCTTTGGAAGATTACTCTTTGCACATCATAGACCTTCACACAGGCAGGCTTTGCGATACCAGGACGTTCAAATGCGATAAAGTCATCTTGTCCCACAACCAAGGGCTCTATCTATATAAAAATATCCTGGCCATTCTGTCTGTACAGCAGCAAACTATCCATGTATTTCAGGTAACACCTGAGGGCACCTTTATTGATGTACGAACCATAGGCCGCTTTTGCTATGAAGATGACCTCCTCACACTCTCTGCTGTCTATCCAGAGGTTCAGCGGGATTCTCAGACAGGCATGGCGAACCCATACAAAGAGCCGTTCATAAATTCTCTGAAGCACAGGCTGCTGGTCTACTTGTGGCGAAGGGCAGAGCAGGATGGGAGTGCTATAGCTAAAAGGAGGTTCTTCCAGTATTTTGACCAGCTGAGGCAGCTGCGCATGTGGAAGATGCAGCTCTTGGATGAGAACCATCTCTTCATCAAATACACAAGTGAAGACGTGGTCACGTTACGGGTGACAGACCCTTCACAGGTATGGATCTCGCCTTTGTGGGAGCTATTCTGGCAGGATATTGAAACTCTGCTATTGTTCTTAGAAATCCTGTAGACCAGGCTTTCCATCAGAAtgctgttttgagtttttgtgtgtgaataacAAAGAGAGAACTCCTGGATCAGGTTGAGGGTCATTCTATTCCACCATCCTCTTTCCAATAATAGCTGGgcgatgcttctgggaagcatgCAGGGATGAAGGCGATAGCACTCCCATGTTGCTTATCCCTCCAGCCGCTGTATTTTATACGTATAGTCAAGTTCCTAGTCAGGTTCCTAACCCTTAGAACCAGTCCAggatatttgaaataaaaatgacgTTTCTCCTTCCTTTAGTTACAAGAATTTATATTAAAGTTGTCATTTAACCTGCACTCAATATAATTTGTATTCCTGAAGCCCTGTTCCTATTGCATCTCTTCCCTTTGCTTCAATGggagttttgtgtgtttgtgtatatatatttaccGTTGTGTCCCTCAATGCTCATTGAACAAAGGTTCTAGAAACATATAAACTTGAATCCTATATGGACCAAGTGATACTGTTTGGCCTCTGGAACTAAAGGAAATTGTGTCCTCAAATGTAAATTTCACTAGTctgtgaaaaggggggaaacctgcaatcatatatattattatttagttaaaatatttgtaccctgctctttaGCCAAAAAGGCTGCCTATAAAAATGTGGCTTCTCATTGCAACCACTCAGCTGGGGAGCCTATGTTGTAGCATTCTGATGGTGACTCTTTCACAACTGTCTTATGAAATCTGCAGCAGCTTCCTTTCCAAAATGGAGAAAGAGCCCTATACTATTAAACAGAGTGGGAAACAGCTGAAGAAAGGAGGCATGCATGTTTGTGCTGCTGGGTTAGGCTGTTTTtagttcctttcctttccttcatctTTGTGGTGTTGATTGGTGTAGAAGGGTTAAATTTTTGATGTCTCCTCCCCctgctccattattattattattattattattattattattattattattattattattttaaatcaccCCAGCCAATTGTGAGTCATGCCTCTCCTTTCATTAAGCAAGATTGATGGCCTGTTACTTAGATTCACCTGGagttcttttttcccttcctaGGCAAGCCAAGAATGGGTTGAAACAGTGCTTCATAGAAACATACAAAGCTACTACTGTACTTCAGCCAAAtttgaccattggcccatctaactcagtattatctacaccaggcataggcaaccttggctctccagatgttttggaactacaacgcccatgatccctagctaacagggccagtggtcagggatcatgggagttgtggttccaaaacatctggagagccaaggttgcctatgcctgatctacactgactggcagaggctggtTTCTAGCAGGAGTCTCTACCAGTTCTACCTGGTGAAGCTAGGGaatgaaccttggaccttctgtatgcaaagcacatATGTACTCTGCCACTGAATTACAGTCCTTCCTGGCTACTCCAGTCTTTGCTGCCTGTTGGAATAGTTGCACGAGGGTCCTTTTTTCATTTCCAAGAGCAAATCAAAATGCTGGAGCTTGTGTTTCAAGCCCTACACGACCTGGGATCCAGGTGTCCAGGGATGGGGTCTTTTCCCCCACACCAACCTGCTTGGCACTGATACTGTCTTCAAAACCCTTTCTTTATACCCTCACCCATGCAGAATGAGTGATGAGGGGTACAACATGAAACAGAACTGCAGTAAGTTGCAAAGTGGAAAGATGCCAGTGGAACTAAGAAACTCTTATTAGCTGCAAGTCAAATGGCAGCATTAATGTTCTAATATAGGGCATGATCTGAAGGCACATGGGGCCACCACCTTGTGGAAGCTATGCCGGTCTGGGTTTGTGCAGTGGTGGGTGCATAACCACCTGGGAGCCACATGTATGCCGCCTTGGGTCCCATGATGGAaggaaggtggggtataaatgtaagaaaataaacacAGAACAGAATTGTGCTATGTGGTTGTTTGCCACTGACACTTaagactttttatttaaaaaaaatatattggggtccccaccatccctgaccattggttaagCTGGCTAGGCATGATTTGATTGGGAAgctagcaacatctggggacccaaggttgaggaacactgtcCTGTCAACCTAACATCTGGTAGGCTGGGCCGTGACTGGGCTTTCTCAGGgccttgtggcaccccacttgtgcAATTCATTTTCCAGGGAGGCTGGCTTAGCTCCAACGCTGTTCTCTCTTTAATCTCTGGTGGGTTTAAACTCCTGCTAAAATGGTTTTAAAGTGCTGCCTTTAACAGTTGCTCCATTGATTACCATGGTTCTATTATTTTATGATCTGTTGTAAGGGCTTAGAAGTTTAGGTTCATTATTCATCAGTTGGGTTGTGTGACCCACTCAGTTGTGCAATGGGTCACAGCAGATGGACCacaatccccccttttttttactgaaCTGTTTTTAAGAAACAGGGAGAGGAGAAAGGCAGAGactgagagaggaagaagaaaagtgggCATATGGCAGACATTGAAAGTAGGCCTGTATTGCAGGTTAGACTTAAAAATGGGTCATGGGATTGAAACGGTTGAAGAATACTACATTGGTTGATCTTTGTGCTTGGTTGATCAATTTGGGTTGTTATCTTGCAGTCAATCACCTTGCTCTTTAGTCGCTGAATTAGGCTGATGAGTCCATTGATTGACCTTTTCAGATAAATGACTCAGTAGCCCTTTGGTTCAGATGTTTGGTTAGGGTGTCAAGAATGAATGTAAAAcagggatagggaatctgtggctccCCATGTGTTGCAGGACTCCCATTTACATCAGGCCCAACCAATATGGTCTGTCGTTGCAGATAATAGGAGTTGTAACTTTCGTAGGGAGCTGGGTAGAGTAGACACaagttttcccatccctggtgtaaGAGTTTCCATGAATGACAACCATACAGTCTGATTTTGTCCACCTTTACTTGGAAGTATGGTAAGTGCTATGTAGCTTGCTTCCTGGTATAGTGTACATAGGCCTTCAAGATGAATGCAAGTTAGTAGTGTGGCACTGGGTCACAAAAGACCCACAGTTATTTGTATACAAATGTTTCTCTTAGAGAGAGGGCCAGTACGGTACAGTGGTCAGGGTTCGGCTGAGACATGGGTTCAAATGCCTCTTTAGCCACAACGCTTCGCGTGGACTTGCCACTTTCTTTTTTCAACCTACAACTCTACTAAGATCAATTAATATCTACTGCTGTGTATAGTACTGGTTGACAGGACTGGCTTTGTGTAGGGATTTTGCAAGATGAGACAAAGTCTAGTATGCAagctgtggggggtgggtgggtggaaaggaCTTTAAAAAGTCTGGATATATGTAACCTGGATACCAGATTAAAATTGCTAATGGAAGAGCATGCCGATTAAAGTTAAGATATATGTTGGAAAGGCTATTGGAGAGTGTGAGCTCTGTTATACACAGGACAAGAAGCAACTTATGGGTAGACTCAATGTTGGGATGTAAAGTTCTTTAGAATCAATGGAGTAAGCTGTCTGAAAAAGTTGTGGTGTTCCAGGAAAGAAGGGAGAGGTATTTAATGGGGCTTCTTCTGCACTCTCCAGAATCCTGCCTTGAGGTCACTAAGCTGCATCTGTAAGACACCAGGTAGGACCTAGCACTTCCCTGTAAGATTAGAGTTTTCCCAAGGGGAAATCAATAGGGTTCTTGGGCACATCCAGATACATTTTGTTGAGTAATCAATGTGAAGTGTTGTTCTTAGTTGTTGTGTGGGATCCATTAGAGGTCTTTCAC
The Zootoca vivipara chromosome 14, rZooViv1.1, whole genome shotgun sequence DNA segment above includes these coding regions:
- the DET1 gene encoding DET1 homolog gives rise to the protein MDHEAPTIRPRRIQNQNVIYRLERRRITSGKTGTHWHQVRIFHQNVFPNFTVVNVEKPPCFLRKFSPDGRYFIAFSSDQTSLEIYEYQGCQAAEDLLQGYDGEILANGNDQRSINIRGRLFERFFVLLHITNVASNGEHLNRECSLFTDDCRYVIVGSAAYLPEEPHPPFFEVYRNSESVTPNPRSPLEDYSLHIIDLHTGRLCDTRTFKCDKVILSHNQGLYLYKNILAILSVQQQTIHVFQVTPEGTFIDVRTIGRFCYEDDLLTLSAVYPEVQRDSQTGMANPYKEPFINSLKHRLLVYLWRRAEQDGSAIAKRRFFQYFDQLRQLRMWKMQLLDENHLFIKYTSEDVVTLRVTDPSQPSFFVVYNMVTTEVIAVFENTSDELLELFENFCDLFRNATLHSEAVQFPCSASSNNFARQIQRRFKDTIVNAKYGGHTEAVRRLLGQLPISAQSYSGSPYLDLSLFSYDDKWVSVMERPKTCGDHPIRFYARDSGLLKFEIQAGLLGRPINHTVRRLVAFTFHPFEPFAISVQRTNAEYVVNFHMRHSCT